A section of the Girardinichthys multiradiatus isolate DD_20200921_A chromosome 5, DD_fGirMul_XY1, whole genome shotgun sequence genome encodes:
- the LOC124868020 gene encoding nephronectin: protein MCPPRQTCKNTFGSFVCVCRDGFVMGSLWESVECRDKDECLIGNHVCSRHARCINTEGSYTCQCLEDNFGNGRSCGPRRAPESKAAMYFSYKRFKRTRPVRTLLF from the exons ATGTGTCCACCACGGCAGACCTGCAAGAATACTTTCGGCAGCTTCGTTTGTGTGTGCAGAGATGGCTTTGTGATGGGAAGCCTGTGGGAATCTGTAGAGTGCCGAG ACAAGGATGAATGTCTAATTGGAAATCACGTGTGCAGTCGGCACGCTCGGTGCATCAACACGGAGGGCTCGTACACGTGTCAGTGTTTAGAGGACAACTTTGGCAACGGACGCTCCTGTGGGCCCAGGAGAGCTCCAGAGTCTAAGGCTGCAATGTACTTCAGCTACAAACGCTTCAAAAGGACCAGACCTGTACGCACTTTGTTGTTTTAG